Within the Halichoerus grypus chromosome 2, mHalGry1.hap1.1, whole genome shotgun sequence genome, the region GTTAGAGCTCGGTCTCCGGATTGTTTGCCTGCTCAGAGCACAGGGTTCTGCCCtaggaagggaaggtgggggcggggcaggcccGGCGGTCCTTCCTGGCGTCGGAATGAAGGCTCGAAGGCTGGAGGGCTGGAAGCTGGGGGTCTGCGGCGCAGCGGGGACTAGGaaaagtgtgtgtgcgtgtttgggGGCAGTGTTTGGAGAAAGACCCGAGTCTGCATCTCCCTGACACGGCGGGGATGGAGAATGCACCTGTCCGCCCTTGGAAGGCCTCCCAACTCTACTGCCCCTCAAGAATGGCCCCTCTTGCTCGCCCTGTCCTAGactctgctctcccctctccccccgaTCCTGCTGGGGGAGCCCTCCAAGAAGGCAAGCAGCCTGTAATGATTAACTCCACAGACACAGTCTAGCGTTCTTCCCAAATTAAACTTTAAGAAAGCTTACCCCCCCTTTTCCCATTGGGCGTTTTTTCCAGAGTGAGGGAGTGGGCGgggcctcagggtcctgggccctCCCCCCAACTCCGGGTCACCTAGGGGTTTCCCGCCTCCTCACCTGGGCCCTGCACCCTCAGAACTCCCCCGAAGGTTGagccttccacccccacccccacaataaATCCCGATGGGGGGCGGGCCGTGGAGTGCTGGGCCGGACGGGGGTCTTCCCGCCACCCGCTGGTCCCCCGCCGAGGCCTCGGCCCTgtcggcccctccccctccccggctTAGCGACGGAGGTGGCCTTGTTTTCTACGGGCCCTTAATACTGGGCCCTGCCACCCGCCCTCGGGGCCAGCCAGGTGGGGCAAGATTCAGGAAGTAAACaaggaggcaggaggctgggagggcgggaaggagggtggggcccGAGCCGCGGGGCAGGGGAGGCGGTGGGGGAGGCGTCGGCTTGCACTTGTGGTGTTGAGGGGACTGATAGATTTTGGGGGTCGGTTTCTTCAACAGAAGCTTTCCCTAGGGCCCCCGTTTGAAAGGTTCAGGTCTCTTGGAAGGGTGTTCCCCGGGCCCCACAGCTAGGACCCCGTTCTCCTCCCATCCCATCTATTTGGATCTAACCGCGCCGCTCTTCGCTTGCCTTAGAAGGGTCTGGAGGGCAAGGTGGAGGGATCACAAGGCCAAACCCAAGTCTTCAGTGGCCCTCCAGCCGTCTGAGGCCGGACTCTAATCTGATTCTGATTTAAATCTACTGCCGGCTCCCTGCCCAAACACTGCCCCATTCCTCTTCCCTCTGGGATGGAGTAGGACCCGACTTTTGGTCTCTGGCTTCCTCTCTGGCTTCCCTGCAGGCCCCCCAGTCTCCCTGGAGTGAAGTCACCAAGGCTGGTGGCCAGAGGGTAGATGGGATAGGAGTGGGGACATCCATGTCTTGTTGATGTTCACGGGTGGGTGTGTCTTGCCGGCCCCCCCACAGGACcctgagccccctccctgccGCTCCCGCCTGGTCTTTCcttgtctgtctgcctgtctgtgtCTGTCCTCTAGGGTGTCTTGCTACTCCTGCGCCCGTAGTACCCCTCTGGCCAGGACACCCCAGAGAGCGTGTTGGGAGGACCTCATCCCCCAGCGTTGACTTAGCCGAGTCCTCTGTGCCCACTGAGGCCTGGGTGCTAGGGGTGGGCAGCAGCAGCAGAATGAAAGCCTGGTAGGCCCCAGACAGGATAGGGAGCACTGTGTGGTTTCTTTGGGTGAGTGAGGGCATCACTGGGAGGTCGGCTCTGCTCCAGATGGGCCTTTGAATCCAGGCCAggccttttttctctccttgggtgaggggggctcccctccccctgggctgggaggagacTACTGTAGGCCCTACCTGGACTGGAGGTGGGccaagggtggggaggagaaaaatgACCTCAGAGGAGCTGCAGCCCCCGCATCctctttctcccccagcccaTCCCTGCCCTGTGCCTCCCCCAGTCCTCCCAGCCTGGTAGgttgggggcgggaggggagggaggtgggtagaggcAGGGCTGTTTGTGTTTCTCCTAAGCCAGGAAGTCGTGCAGATGAGTCAAGGTTGAATAGAGAGCCCCAGGCAGTGCTGTCCCGCCCCACCCTGACTCACCTGTCCCCCAAATCCCCTCACTTAAGGGTCAGGGGCCTGCCCCATCCTGGAGGGTCAGTGCCAGGTGCTGTAGGCAGCCTAACAGCACTGGCCTAGGTCTCAGGTTCTCCCAGGTCCTCCCAGGTTCTAGGCCTGCCCAGGGGGCCCTGCTTCCTGTGGAGGAGGGGCCTGTGCTGCCTCGGTCCCCAGTGGGCATCTTTGCCCCAGCTCACCTGTCCTTGTCCTAGGTGCCTGTGCTGCACCTGTGGGTGATAGGATGTGGGTAGGACCCTGGCCCTTCCTGGGGGTGCCGGGCGGCTCCAGACCAGTGGGTGGATAAGACAGGTGCAGGGAATTGCCTCAGAGGCCCCAGCACAGTGCAGAGAGGGAGCCCTTGGGCTGAAGGTGGAAAATCCAGGCAGGCTGCTCGGAGGAGGTAGCCCTGGCAGTGGGGCTTCAAGAAAGTTGGGCAGGAGGAGGAATTTGGAGAGGGCACACAAGATTTGGGGGCTGCTGGGGCAAGGGCCCCCAGGCTAGTGCTGTCCTCATTGCAGCTGAGCCAGCCTCCTGCCCTCCTGGTTCCTGTCCTTTCccacctccttctccccttctgtgCATCACTCAGCACTTGGGCAGGCGTTGCCACAACAGGCTCTGGCAACTGGGTCTGGCAGCGAAGCCCTGGAAAAACCTGGGGCAGAGCCCAGAGGAGTGAGTGCCCCATGCTCAGGGCGCGCTCGGAGACCGAGTCCGCCTCCAACAGGCTGTGTGGGGCGCGGAGTCTGGGGCCGCTGCCCGGCTTGTGGTGGGGGGACCCTCTTAGCTCTTCCCCTGGGCAGCAGAAGAGCACTGGACTTGGAGTCCAGACACTGAGTTCCACTCCCTGACTCACCTGTGGTGGGGGCAAGAATGTTTCCTTCTCAGGGACTTGCTGTCCCCTTTTGCAAATGGGCTCACGCTACCCTTTCCCGAAGGCATCAGGCAAACTCCAGTTAGAGGGGGAGGAATAAGGTGCTGTGTCCACTCTGAGGGGCACCTTGGCAGCTGTGTGAAGTCAGGAGGTCTAGGTCCTCTTGGCCCCTCTTCCCGGGACAAGGGCACGAGAGCGGCTGCTTTCagccccctcttctccctcagaTGTTATGGAGCTGGGTCTGTCTCCGCCTCATCTCAGCAGCTCCCCAGAAGACCTGTACTTGGCCCCTGGGACCCCTCCTGGGACTCCCCCACCTCCCGATGCCCCTCTGCCTGGGGAGGTGAAGAGGTCCCAGCCTCTGCCCATTCCGACCAGCAGGTACAATGGGGCAATGGAgctgaggaggggctggtggggtggggggtcagtgCTGGGCAAGACAGAAGCTTGCAGTCAGCAAATTCTCTGCCCCCCTACCTTGGGCCACAGGAATCTTCTTCGAGAGGAGGAGCTGCGGGCAACCTCTCTACCCTCCATCCCCAACCCCTTCCCTGAGCTCTGCAGTCCTCCTTCACAGACCCCCATTCTTGGGGGGTCCTCCGGTGCAAGGGGGCTGCTCCCTCGAGACACCAGCTGCCCCCATGTGAGTTGTCttgggagagaggaggcagggataTGGGGGTGCTATGGGACTGGGGTGGATATGGTGCCACTTCTGTGGAAGTGGGGGGTTTGGTCAGGAGTCCCTGAGGGTAGAGCAAGCAGAGGAAGGGAACTAAGCACCCTTCGCCCTTCCGCAAGTCATGTGCGCTTCCTGGGGTGCAGGTTGTGAAGGTGTACAGTGAAGATGGGGCCTCCCGGTCTGTGGAGGTGGCGGCGGGCGCTACGGCCCGCTACGTGTGTGAGATGCTGGTGCAGCGAGCTCATGCCCTGAGCGATGAAAGCTGGGGGCTGGTGGAGTGCCACCCCCATCTAGCACTGGGTGAGTTGGGGTGCAGGGGGCTGTCTGGGCAGGGAGGAAATGCTTCGTGCCTTGGGCTAGGCAGGTGGTTCATCCGGGAGACCTGTCTGCTCTCCGCTGACCGCTGCTTTTTGCCCTTGACCCCAGAGCGGGGCTTGGAGGACCATGAGTCCGTGGTAGAAGTGCAGGCTGTCTGGCCCATTGGTGGAGACAGCCGCTTTGTCTTCCGGAAGAACTTCGCCAAGTATGAACTGTTCAAGAGCTCtccagtgagtgtgtgtgtgtgaggggggtctGGGCCCTGGGACACCCTGATCCCCAACCTGGGCCCTCAATCCCTGACTCCTGACTCCTTTCGTCCCAGCACTCCCTGTTCCCAGAAAAGATGGTCTCCAGCTGTGTGGACGCACCGACAGGCATATCCCACGAAGACCTCATCCAGGTACAAGGACACCCCCATCCCACGGTATAGTCATGATTCCCCAGGATCACCTATTGCTTTTTTGGCCCTTAAGTATTTTGCCTCCCCTCTATGCGGTGGAGAGTCTAGCACAGTGCTGAGTGACTGGACAAGTCAGTTTTCCTGGCTGACCGtcagtttctttgtctttgaaaTGGGACAGTAAATGTATGTGGCACACCCTCTCTCCTGAAGtcctttgtgtgcatgtgtgtctccctgtctccctcttgGCCTCTCAccctcttcctgctctcttctGGCCTCAGAACTTCCTGAATGCAGGCAGCTTCCCAGAGATCCAGGGCTTTCTGCAGCTACGGGGGTCCGGACGGAAGCTTTGGAAACGCTTCTTCTGCTTCCTGCGCCGCTCTGGCCTCTATTACTCCACCAAGGGCACCTCCAAGGTGAGGTCTTGAGGGTTGACAGCCTCAGCCCCTAGGATATCCCATTCCCAGTCCTTCTAGGAGTTATCTCTTCCCTTACTGGAACACCTAGATCTTTCTCCCCCGGGCCCTGAGACCCTCCGctgctcctctttccctcctggcTTACCTACCCCAGGAGGTAGTAGTAGGAAAGGCAGGTGAGAACtgagtttgagtcctggctctacttctgtttgctgtgtgacctggagcacTTCTCTGCTCCTCTGAAATGTCCCCAGCTGGCTTATGGTGAGAATAGCAGGGGGAATAGGGTCTGCTGTAATAAGTCCTGCCTACCCATGCTGCATAGGATCCCAGGCACCTGCAGTATGTCGCAGATGTGAACGAGTCCAACGTGTATGTGGTGACCCAGGGTCGCAAGCTCTATGGGATGCCCACCGACTTTGGCTTCTGTATCAAGGTAAAGACCCCGGCCGGGCCTGGGAGGGAATGGGAGCTGCTCAGGCCCCAGGATCCTACCTAGGGCTTCTGAGCTCCATCTGGGACGCCCAGACACTTCTCTgcaccctgccctgccccacggAGACAGACATCTGGTCCTAATGGCAGATACGGGACCGGCCGGTTTCCTCTTCCTACAGCCGAACAAGCTTCGAAACGGCCACAAGGGGCTTCGGGTCTTCTGCAGTGAGGATGAACAGAGCCGCAGCTGCTGGTTGGCAGCTTTCCGCCTCTTCAAGGTGGGACCCCGGGAGTGGCATGGggggccggccccgccccctcgaTCCCTGGCCGGGTAGCTCCTCCCTCAGGAATGAGGGGGCCCTGGATCCTTGCTCTCTCAGTACGCCTGGTCCACGGCCGAGTCCTGGCTGTGGCCTCAGAAAGCTCCTGATCCGGGGCAGAGATACAGTCTTGCTCCCGGGGTGTGCTAGTGGCCGGGGGTTTCACAGCCCGGTCCCCAGCACCTGCTTGACCtcaggctctctttctctctccactccgCAGTATGGGGCGCAGCTGTATAAGAATTACCAGCAGGCGCAGTCTCGCCACCTGCGTCCATCCCGTGTGGGTTCTCCACCGTTGGTGAGTGTGCACCCGGGGCATTAGCTGGGGATGGGCACCTAGGACCCAGCCTGGGGAGTCATGGGCCCTGTTCTGACTCCTCCCCATCCTGTCCCATCTACAGAGGAGTGTCTCTGATAACACCCTGGTGGCCATGGACTTCTCTGGCCATGCTGGGCGTGTCATCGAGAACCCCCGGGAAGCTCTGAGTGCAGCTCTGGAGGAAGCCCAGGCCTGGAGGGTGAGGGGCCTACACCCATGTGCATGTTTGTCCTGGGgaccttttctctgtgtgtgtgtgtgtgtgtgtgtgtgtgtgtgtgtgtgtgtgtttaagagggggggaggggcagagggagagcgagaaagactcttaagcaggctttaTACTTagcgcggagcccgacacggggctcgatctcaccaccctaagatcatgacctgaaccaaaatcaagagtcagacactaaacggactgagccacccaggcgcccctctccgtGTGGGTTTCCGTAGtatgggaggaagagaggggtaAGGGAGGGCTCCAGGTGCGGAAAGGGGCTCTATATTCTCGAGGTGCGGGGTGACACCCCAGCCACTCCCTGATCCTCTGTGTCCCCTGCTGCCCTACAGAAGAACCACCGGCTCAGCCTGCCCACCCCAGGCTCGGGCACGAGCCTCAGTGCAGGTGGGTGAGCACCCAGCGtccccaggggtgggggctgccgtGGCTTCTCTGAGCATTCCTGGTGGGGGTGGCTAGGATGGGGGGCGGGTCTCCTACCCCAATGACtgcccttctgcctctcccaacCCCAGCCATCCACCGCACCCAGCCCTGGTTCCACGGACGCATTTCCCGAGAGGAGAGCCAGCGGCTCATCGGGCAGCAGGGCCTGGTAGACGGGTAAGGGGCAGGGCTGAGCAGGCCAACAGAGCCGGGCCTAGGAGAGACCCTGTGTCCGGGCGGCAGCTCTGGGTCCTCGGGTAACGTGGCCCTGTCTCCTGGCAGCCTGTTCCTGGTCCGAGAGAGTCAGCGCAACCCACAGGGCTTTGTCCTCTCCTTGTGCCACCTGCAGAAGGTCAAACATTATCTTATCCTCCCGGTGAGTCATTCATCCCCGTCCTCCTCCTCAAGCCCCCTGGAGCagctccccaggccctccccctgcccctggtgTGTCTGGGGTCTCTTCTCCCCGCGCGAGCAGCGGGGACCTGCGCCCCGGCGCCTCTCCCCGACCTGCCGTCCCCTCTGGCTGTCCCCCAGAGCGAGGAGGAGGGCCGCCTCTACTTCAGCATGGACGACGGCCAGACTCGCTTCACCGACCTGCTGCAGCTCGTGGAGTTCCACCAGCTGAACCGCGGCATCCTGCCCTGCTTCCTGCGTCACTGTTGTACTCGCGTGGCCCTCTGACGGCTGCTCCCAGCGTGGCCCCGGAGGTGCAGAACCTCGCCGAGCATCGGAGCGCACCCCTGCTCCGGAGAGAGTTTCTGCTTTGCTCCTTTGCCTCCCCCTCAGGCAGAAagattccccaccccccccacctctttCCTCAAGAAAAGACACTGGGGGCGGCCCTCCCCTCCGTGGGGCCCCTGGGCACTGCCCTGTGGCAGGGCATTGTGGGAGAAATGGGGGCAGCCCAGGTGGTCTGATGCCCCACACTTTGTACAGACTCAGAGGCCAGTTGATCTGCTGTTTTATACGAGTGacaataaagattattttttgatACATCTGTGAGTTCTGCTGGTAAGACCTGACTAGCTGGAGTAGAGCaagggagcggcagagggggGCGCCAGGCCTTGGTGAATGTGTCGGATGGCTCAGGGCCACGAGTCCTCCAGCCTGGATGTTTCTTGAGGGCAGGGTGGTCTTGGTCATCTGAGAGTC harbors:
- the GRB7 gene encoding growth factor receptor-bound protein 7 isoform X2, which encodes MELGLSPPHLSSSPEDLYLAPGTPPGTPPPPDAPLPGEVKRSQPLPIPTSRNLLREEELRATSLPSIPNPFPELCSPPSQTPILGGSSGARGLLPRDTSCPHVVKVYSEDGASRSVEVAAGATARYVCEMLVQRAHALSDESWGLVECHPHLALERGLEDHESVVEVQAVWPIGGDSRFVFRKNFAKYELFKSSPHSLFPEKMVSSCVDAPTGISHEDLIQNFLNAGSFPEIQGFLQLRGSGRKLWKRFFCFLRRSGLYYSTKGTSKDPRHLQYVADVNESNVYVVTQGRKLYGMPTDFGFCIKPNKLRNGHKGLRVFCSEDEQSRSCWLAAFRLFKYGAQLYKNYQQAQSRHLRPSRVGSPPLRSVSDNTLVAMDFSGHAGRVIENPREALSAALEEAQAWRKNHRLSLPTPGSGTSLSAAIHRTQPWFHGRISREESQRLIGQQGLVDGLFLVRESQRNPQGFVLSLCHLQKVKHYLILPSEEEGRLYFSMDDGQTRFTDLLQLVEFHQLNRGILPCFLRHCCTRVAL
- the GRB7 gene encoding growth factor receptor-bound protein 7 isoform X1, whose translation is MELGLSPPHLSSSPEDLYLAPGTPPGTPPPPDAPLPGEVKRSQPLPIPTSRNLLREEELRATSLPSIPNPFPELCSPPSQTPILGGSSGARGLLPRDTSCPHVVKVYSEDGASRSVEVAAGATARYVCEMLVQRAHALSDESWGLVECHPHLALERGLEDHESVVEVQAVWPIGGDSRFVFRKNFAKYELFKSSPHSLFPEKMVSSCVDAPTGISHEDLIQNFLNAGSFPEIQGFLQLRGSGRKLWKRFFCFLRRSGLYYSTKGTSKDPRHLQYVADVNESNVYVVTQGRKLYGMPTDFGFCIKPNKLRNGHKGLRVFCSEDEQSRSCWLAAFRLFKYGAQLYKNYQQAQSRHLRPSRVGSPPLRSVSDNTLVAMDFSGHAGRVIENPREALSAALEEAQAWRKNHRLSLPTPGSGTSLSAAIHRTQPWFHGRISREESQRLIGQQGLVDGLFLVRESQRNPQGFVLSLCHLQKVKHYLILPVSHSSPSSSSSPLEQLPRPSPCPWCVWGLFSPREQRGPAPRRLSPTCRPLWLSPRARRRAASTSAWTTARLASPTCCSSWSSTS